The following coding sequences are from one Macaca nemestrina isolate mMacNem1 chromosome 1, mMacNem.hap1, whole genome shotgun sequence window:
- the LOC105484572 gene encoding putative C->U-editing enzyme APOBEC-4: MEPTYEEYLANHGTIVKPYYWLSFSLDCSNCPYHIRTGEEARVSLTEFCQIFGFPYGTTYPQTKHLTFYELKTSSGSLVQKGHASSCTGNYIHPESMLFEMNGYLDSAIYNNDSIRHIILYCNNSPCNEANHCCISKVYNFLITYPGITLSIYFSQLYHTETDFPASAWNREALRSLASLWPRVVLSPISGGIWHSVLHSFVSGVSGSHVFQPILTGRALTDRYNAYEINAITGVKPFFTDVLLQTKRNPNTKAQVALESYPLNNAFPGQSFQMTSGIPPDLRAPVVFVLLPLRDLPPMHMGQDPNKPRNIIRHLNMPQMSFQETKDLERLPTRRSVETVEITERFASSKQADEKTKKKKGKK, translated from the coding sequence ATGGAGCCCACATATGAGGAATACCTAGCAAATCATGGAACAATAGTAAAGCCTTATTACTGGCTAAGCTTCTCTCTAGATTGCTCTAATTGTCCTTACCATATTCGAACAGGTGAAGAAGCGAGAGTTTCCCTCACAGAATTTTGTCAGATTTTTGGATTCCCTTATGGGACAAcatatcctcaaacaaaacacctcacattttatgaattaaaaacttCTTCTGGTAGCCTGGTGCAAAAGGGCCATGCTAGCAGTTGCACTGGGAATTATATCCATCCAGAATCAATGCTCTTTGAAATGAATGGTTACCTTGACTCAGCCATATACAATAATGACAGCATCAGGCATATCATTCTGTATTGCAACAACTCCCCTTGTAATGAAGCTAACCACTGCTGCATCAGCAAAGTGTACAATTTCCTGATTACATATCCAGGCATCActcttagtatttatttttctcagctcTATCACACCGAGACGGACTTTCCTGCCTCCGCATGGAACCGCGAAGCTCTCCGGAGCCTGGCCAGCTTATGGCCGCGGGTTGTTTTGAGTCCAATAAGCGGCGGGATTTGGCATTCTGTCCTCCACAGCTTTGTTAGTGGTGTCTCAGGATCACATGTTTTTCAGCCCATTTTAACAGGGAGAGCACTGACTGACAGGTACAATGCATATGAAATCAATGCCATAACAGGTGTAAAACCTTTCTTCACTGATGTTCTTCTCCAGACAAAAAGGAATCCGAACACAAAAGCTCAGGTGGCTTTAGAGAGCTACCCCTTAAACAATGCCTTTCCCGGACAGTCTTTTCAAATGACCAGTGGAATACCTCCAGACCTCAGGGCTCCTGTTGTTTTTGTGCTATTGCCTCTCAGGGACTTACCACCAATGCATATGGGCCAAGACCCAAATAAACCCAGGAATATCATAAGGCACTTAAATATGCCTCAAATGTCATTCCAGGAAACCAAGGACCTTGAAAGGCTTCCCACTAGAAGGTCAGTGGAGACAGTGGAAATCACAGAACGGTTTGCAAGTAGCAAACAGGCAGATGAAAAgacgaagaagaagaaagggaagaaataa